Below is a window of Streptomyces sp. NBC_01429 DNA.
CTGGGCGCTGCTGTTGAGGTCGCAGACGCGCGGGTCGCCGTGGCCGAACCAGCCGGCGAAGAGTCCGGGCGCGACGGCGAGGACGAGCAGCAGCAGGACGCAGCAGCCGGTGACCAGGAACATGGGGCGGCGGCGCAGCTCGCGCCAGACGGTGCCGGGCGCGCCGGCGGGAGGGGGCGCGGCGGCGCCCGCCGGGCCCGTGGCGCCGCCGGCGGCCGTGCCCGCCGCTTCTTCGGTCCTTGTCTCAGTCACGGCGGGTCCTCGGGTCGAGAAGGCTGTTGAGCAGGTCGACGAGCACGCTCGCGACGAGGAAGACCAGGATCAGCGCGGTGGAGACGCCCACCACCGTCGGCCCCGCGTGGCTGCGGATGGCCTGGAAGAGCAACTGCCCGATGCCGGGGAGGTTGAAGACGCCCTCCACGATCACGGTGCCGCCGAGCAGGTATCCGAGGTCGATGGCGAGGCAGGTGACGGCGGGGACGAGCGAGTTGCGCAGCACGCGCACCACGACCGTCCTGCGCCGGCTCAGCCCCTTGGCCACGGCGGTGCGTACGTAGTCGGCCCGGAGGTTCTCGATGACGTCGGCGCGCACCAGCCGGGAGATCGAGGCGACCCCGAAGGCGGCGACGACCAGGGCGGGCAGCACATAGCTCGACGGCCAGCCCGCCGCGTCACCGGCCACCGGGAACCACTGGAGCCGGACGCCGAAGACGACCTGGACGGTGTAGCCGAGGACGAAGACGGGGACGGACACGGCGCCGATGGTGAAGGCGAGCACCGCGCGGTCCGTCCAGGTGTTCCTGCGCAGCGCGGCGAGGACGCCGAGGCCGATGCCGGCGACGGCCTCGATCGCCCAGGCGGTCAGCGCGAGCCGGACGGTGACCGGCCAGCGGTCGGCCAGCTGACCGCCGACCGACCGCCCGCCGAAGTCCGTGCCGAGGTCGCCCCTGACCAGTCCGCCCAGGTAGTGGCCGTACTGGGCGAGCAGCGGCTCGTCGAGGTGGTACTGCTCGCGGA
It encodes the following:
- a CDS encoding ABC transporter permease; amino-acid sequence: MTPYLIRRLAEALVVFFGVTFLIYAMVYALPGDPVAALAGDRPLAPSVVRTIREQYHLDEPLLAQYGHYLGGLVRGDLGTDFGGRSVGGQLADRWPVTVRLALTAWAIEAVAGIGLGVLAALRRNTWTDRAVLAFTIGAVSVPVFVLGYTVQVVFGVRLQWFPVAGDAAGWPSSYVLPALVVAAFGVASISRLVRADVIENLRADYVRTAVAKGLSRRRTVVVRVLRNSLVPAVTCLAIDLGYLLGGTVIVEGVFNLPGIGQLLFQAIRSHAGPTVVGVSTALILVFLVASVLVDLLNSLLDPRTRRD